DNA sequence from the Halococcus salsus genome:
ACGGACGCCGAGGGCAGCGTCCGGGTCGTCGGCACGGCCCATGTCTCGCCCGAGAGCGTCGGCGAGGTCGAGGAGACCATCCGCGAGGAGCGCCCCGACGTCGTCGCGGTCGAGCTCGACGAGGGCCGGTTTCGCCAGCTCAAGGGCGAGGAGCCCGACGACCTCGCGGCGGGCGACCTCCTTCGGGGCAACACCGTCTTCCAGTTCCTCGCCTACTGGATGCTCTCCTATGTGCAGACCCGCCTCGGCGACGAGTTCGACATCACCCCCGGTGCCGACATGCTCGCGGGCGTCGAGACCGCCGAGGAGCTCGGGCTCGGGCTCGCGCTGGTCGACCGCGACATCCAGATGACCGTCCAGCGCTTCTGGGCCCGGATGACCGCCGGCGAGAAGTTCAGCATGCTCCTCAGCCTGCCGCTGGCGTTCGCCTCGCCGATCGCGGTCGGGCTCGGTATCGGGCTCTCGCTCGGGGTGATCCTCGGGATCCCGGTCGAAGCCTTCTTCGGCCCGCTCGTCGTGCCCCCGGCGCTCGCGATCCCCGGGCTGGTGGTCTCGGTTCTCGACTACGTGCTCGTGACCATCGTGCTCGGCCTGGGACTCGCGGCGGTGCTTTCCCTCGCCTTCGTCTGGAGCCTCCCCGAGGAGGACGAGGTCGAGGAGTTCGACATCGCGGACATGACCGACACCGACGTGGTGAGCACGATGCTGGAGGAGTTCCGGGGGTTCTCGCCCGGCGGGGCCGAGGCCCTGATCGACGAGCGCGACGCGTTCATCGCCCACCGGCTCGTGGCGCTTCGCGAGGGCGGCCATCGAGTCGTCGCGGTACTCGGCGCGGGTCACATGGAGGG
Encoded proteins:
- a CDS encoding TraB/GumN family protein, translating into MSDPAATTDAEGSVRVVGTAHVSPESVGEVEETIREERPDVVAVELDEGRFRQLKGEEPDDLAAGDLLRGNTVFQFLAYWMLSYVQTRLGDEFDITPGADMLAGVETAEELGLGLALVDRDIQMTVQRFWARMTAGEKFSMLLSLPLAFASPIAVGLGIGLSLGVILGIPVEAFFGPLVVPPALAIPGLVVSVLDYVLVTIVLGLGLAAVLSLAFVWSLPEEDEVEEFDIADMTDTDVVSTMLEEFRGFSPGGAEALIDERDAFIAHRLVALREGGHRVVAVLGAGHMEGVERYLENPETLPPMESLVGRETGRRFSAYKVVGYLITLGFLAFFVLLAMAGARNEFLLTLFGAWFLINGVFSATLARLGGAHWTSALVGGAVAWLTSVNPLLAPGWFAGYVELRYLDVNVGDVGTLNEILSDEETPMGELWTQLKAVGLFRLIAVVALTNVGSIVASFLFAAVVLPILASGVGGVGGVADLMVEGARNSADLIWGTVT